Proteins encoded by one window of Pontibaca methylaminivorans:
- a CDS encoding universal stress protein — protein MLRLLIRNRSTGGGRAVPATGHLPHVLIASEGRAVSDRVISRAADLLPGGKGRVTVLTVARLWGTSFGLPNPGLRPSKREMDEQKEIMTSALDRLEALGIEADGHIVTTRHPAKSIRRKLHKGDFDAIVMGADPRRPWFMRGFMWSQEPWRVKATMPVPVHLVCPDGSGPVPAPRRSLAAAG, from the coding sequence ATGTTGCGCCTTCTTATCCGAAACCGGAGCACGGGAGGCGGCCGCGCCGTCCCCGCCACTGGCCACCTCCCGCATGTGCTGATCGCCTCGGAGGGGCGGGCGGTGAGCGACCGGGTGATCAGTCGCGCCGCCGACCTGCTGCCCGGGGGCAAGGGACGCGTCACGGTGCTGACCGTGGCGCGGCTCTGGGGCACGAGCTTCGGACTGCCCAACCCGGGGCTGCGCCCCAGCAAGCGCGAGATGGACGAGCAGAAGGAGATCATGACTTCGGCGCTCGACCGGCTCGAGGCCTTGGGGATCGAGGCGGACGGCCATATCGTGACCACCCGCCACCCGGCCAAAAGCATCCGCCGCAAGCTGCACAAGGGCGATTTTGACGCGATCGTCATGGGGGCAGACCCGCGCCGGCCCTGGTTCATGCGCGGCTTCATGTGGAGCCAGGAACCCTGGCGGGTGAAGGCGACCATGCCGGTCCCGGTGCACCTGGTCTGCCCGGACGGAAGCGGGCCGGTCCCCGCGCCGCGCCGCAGCCTCGCCGCGGCCGGATAA